In Leucoraja erinacea ecotype New England chromosome 28, Leri_hhj_1, whole genome shotgun sequence, the following are encoded in one genomic region:
- the nsrp1 gene encoding nuclear speckle splicing regulatory protein 1 → MAAPGRQYGLILPKAKQNTLALSKHSIFNDSDDETSVNENLQKESLKKSMMKQTKLEMQKALAEDATVYEYDSVYDDLQQKKLESNTKSLSGSNKQSKYIENLMKAVGERNKEQDRMTERKIQKEREAEGEKYVDKDAFVTSAYKKKLQERAEEKEQERRAADMEASLDVTKQKDLSGFYRHFLNQQVGEEVIPECSIRAIKGIKEEPEDNARKDLEGSSGNKPDQDPDADAGFDTGSDDETKAKHGQKQMPSKARNDGDNSDTNEDKARSRQYRRHAESSSDEEQSQRVGQSTREGRSEKGKSYSKTPRDAEKRSRSGERSSHKEHKRVKEKHREKDHSRKDRDRDRYQDNKERKIKEEKPKDHNSGRDERSRDYRERPRDDQARDEKLKERQRSKVEKYPMRDGRRKDEKKKENEEPEERNCDRDIQEAGGDPREPVDPKHGGSESKEDSSGNASDKEKSKEQCHKRSMLQEKDEQGNAELKDTGDEDKSLDLSSEQVLKDDSEKETNGPDHSQQLSKFVKRSNQETITSAKERYLARQMNRSSTKAYIEPEEND, encoded by the exons ACGTCGGTCAATGAGAACCTTCAGAAGGAGTCGCTGAAGAAGTCGATGATGAAGCAG ACTAAATTGGAAATGCAAAAAGCGCTGGCCGAAGACGCCACGGTCTACGAGTATGACAGCGTTTATGATGATCTTCAGCAAAAGAAGCTGGAGAGTAACACAAAATCACTGTCTGGTTCAAACAAACAG TCCAAGTACATAGAGAACCTGATGAAAGCGGTGGGCGAGCGAAACAAGGAGCAAGATCGAATGACGGAGCGCAAAATCCAAAAGGAACGAGAGGCTGAGGGAGAGAAGTACGTGGACAAAGACGCATTTGTCACGTCCGCTTATAAAAAGAAGCTCCAGGAAAGAGCtgaagagaaagagcaagaacgCAGAGCAGCAGATATGGAGG CCTCTCTGGACGTGACTAAACAGAAAGATCTGAGTGGTTTCTACCGGCACTTCTTGAATCAACAAGTGGGTGAAGAGGTTATTCCCGAGTGCAGCATCCGTGCTATCAAAGG GATAAAAGAAGAACCTGAAGATAATGCCCGTAAAGATCTCGAAGGTTCATCAGGTAACAAACCAGACCAAGACCCAGATGCTGACGCTGGCTTTGACACTGGCAGCGATGATGAAACCAAAGCTAAACACGGCCAGAAGCAAATGCCTTCCAAAGCGAGAAATGATGGCGACAACTCGGACACCAACGAAGACAAAGCCAGAAGTCGTCAATACAGAAGACATGCGGAATCTTCCAGTGATGAAGAGCAAAGTCAACGCGTGGGCCAATCAACCAGAGAGGGCAGAAGCGAGAAAGGCAAGAGCTATTCCAAGACTCCTCGAGATGCAGAGAAAAGAAGCAGAAGTGGAGAAAGATCAAGCCATAAGGAGCACAAACGTGTAAAGGAAAAGCACAGAGAAAAAGACCATTCAAGAAAAGACAGGGACCGAGACAGGTATCAGGACAACAAAGAGAGAAAAATCAAGGAGGAGAAACCGAAAGACCACAACAGTGGCAGGGACGAGAGATCACGGGATTACAGAGAAAGACCTAGAGATGACCAAGCGAGagatgaaaagctcaaagaacGACAGCGGAGCAAAGTGGAAAAATACCCAATGAGAGATGGGAGAAGAAAGGATGAAAAGAAGAAGGAGAATGAAGAACCAGAAGAGAGAAACTGTGACCGGGATATCCAGGAAGCGGGAGGGGACCCGCGTGAGCCAGTTGATCCGAAGCACGGGGGCAGTGAAAGCAAGGAAGATAGTTCCGGGAATGCTTCAGATAAAGAGAAATCCAAGGAACAATGTCACAAGAGGTCCATGTTACAAGAGAAGGATGAACAAGGGAATGCGGAGCTCAAAGATACCGGGGACGAGGACAAGAGTTTGGATTTGTCGAGTGAGCAAGTATTGAAAGATGACTCCGAGAAGGAGACAAACGGACCTGACCACTCTCAGCAGCTCAGTAAATTTGTCAAACGCAGCAATCAAGAGACTATTACCTCGGCCAAAGAGCGGTATCTGGCAAGGCAGATGAACAGGTCCTCGACAAAAGCATATATCGAACCAGAGGAAAACGACTAG